CATGGTCAGCTGGTAGCGCAACGTCGGGTCGTGGGAGACCGCACGAAGGGTCGGCACCGGGCTCTCGACCCCGAGGTCTACGCCGTTGTCGCCCAACCAGCGGTCCTCGATCATCGCCAGCACCAGGCAGGTGGTGCCGAGCTTGAGATAGGTCGACACCTCGCTCATGTTGGCATCGCCGATGATCACGTGCAGCCGGCGGTACCGCTCCGGGTCGGCATGCGGCTCGTCCCGGGTATTGATGATCGGCCGCTTGAGCGTCGTCTCCAGCCCGACCTCGACCTCGAAGAAGTCGGCCCGCTGGGAGATCTGGAAGCCGTCCCCGCGCCCGTCGGCGCCGATCCCGACCCGCCCCGCCCCGCAGACCACCTGCCGGGAGACGAAGAACGGGGTCAGGTGGCGGACGATCTCGGCGAAGGCGGTGGCCCGCGCCATCAGGTAATTCTCGTGGCAGCCGTAGGAGGCGCCCTTGTTGTCGGTGTTGTTCTTGTAGAGCTGGATCTTCCCAGCACCGGGAATCTCGGCGGCGCGCAGCGCGGCGGCCGCCATCACCCGCTCCCCCGCCTTGTCCCAGAGCACCCCGTCCAGCGGGTTGGTCACCTCGGGCGTCGAGTACTCCGGATGGGCGTGGTCGACGTAGAGCCGCGCCCCGTTGGTGAGGATGACGTTGGCCAGTCCGAGCTCGTCCTCGGACAGGTTCTCGTCGCCCCTGCTCAAACCGGTGGTCAGGTCGAACCCGCGCGCGTCCCGCAGCGGGGACTCCTCCTCGAAGTCCCAGCGGGGCCGGCGGTCCCGCGCCGCCGCCGACGTGGCGGCCAGGTACCCGTTGACCACCTGCGACGAGGCGAGCATGTGGTTCGCGCCCGACTGGCCGGGAACGGCGATGCCGTACTCGGTTTCGGTGCCCATGACCCGGCGAACCGTCACGGTGGCCTACAGGTACTGCCCGGTGTTCGCCACCGTGTCGATGGCCCGCCCGGTCTCGTTGCCCTTGCCGGAGATCAAGGTGCGGATGTAGACGATCCGCTCGCCCTTCTTGCCGGAGATCCGCGCCCAGTCGTCCGGGTTGGTCGTGTTCGGCAGGTCCTCGTTCTCCTTGAACTCGTCGATGCACGCGGCGAGCAGGTGGGCCATGCGCAGGCCCTTCTGGCCCAGCTCGAGGAAGTCTTTGATCGCCATCTTCTTCGCCCGCGCGACGATGTTCTCGATCATGGCACCGGAGTTGAAGTCCTTGAAGTAGAGGACTTCCTTGTCCCCGTTCGCGTAGGTGACCTCGAGGAACCGGTTCTCCTCGGTCTCGGTGTACATCCGCTCGACGACCCGCTGGATCATCGCCGCCACGGTGCCCTCGCGGGATCCGCCGTTCTCGGCCAGGTCCTCCGCGTGCAGCGGCAGCTCCGGAACGATGTACTTCGAGAAGATGTCCCGGGCGGCCTCGGCGTCCGGTCGCTGGATCTTGATCTTCACGTCCAGCCGGCCCGGGCGGAGGATGGCCGGGTCGATCATGTCCTCGCGGTTCGATGCGCCGATGACGATGACGTTCTCCAGGCCCTCGACCCCGTCGATCTCGCTGAGCAACTGCGGGACGATGGTGTTCTCGACATCGCTCGAAACGCCGGACCCTCGGGTGCGGAAGATCGAGTCCATCTCGTCGAAGAACACGATCACCGGAGTGCCTTCGCTGGCCTTCTCCCGGGCCCGCTGGAAGACCAACCGGATGTGCCGTTCGGTCTCGCCGACGTACTTGTTGAGCAGCTCCGGGCCCTTGATGTTGAGGAAGTAGGACCGGCCCTCGCCACCGCCGACCGACGCCACCTGCTTGGCGAGGGAGTTGGCGACCGCCTTCGCGATCAGCGTCTTCCCACATCCCGGTGGCCCGTACAACAGGATCCCCTTCGGCGGCCGGAGCTGGTGCTCGCGGAACAGGTCGCCGTGCAGGAACGGCAGTTCCACCGCGTCGCGGATCTGCTCGATCTGGTCGCGCAGGCCGCCGATCGACTCGTAGTCGATGTCCGGTACCTCTTCGAGGACCAGCTCCTCGACCTCCGACTTCGGGATCCGCTCGTAGACGTATCCGGACCGGGTCTCGAGAAGCAGGGAGTCGCCCGGGCGCAGCGGACCGTCGAGCAGCGTGTCGGCGAGCATGACGATGCGCTCTTCATCGGTGTGTCCGACGACGAGCGCCCGGTCGCCGCCCTCGAGCACTTCCTTGAGCTGGACGACCTCGCCGAGCCGCTCGAACTCCAACGCGCGAACGACGTTCAACGCCTCGTTGAGCATGACCTCCTGACCCTTGCGCAGCTGCGAGACGTCGATCGCCGGGCTCACCGTGACCCGCAACTTCCGGCCGCCGGTGAACACGTCGACGGTCCCCTCGTCCTGCGCGGTGAGGAAGATGCCGTAGCCGCTCGGCGGCTGGGCCAGCCGGTCGACCTCTTCCTTGAGCGCGACGATCTGGTCCCTGGCCTCTTTGAGCGCACCGGCCAGCCGATCGTTCTGCCCGACCACCGCCGCGAGGTTCGCCTGTGCGTCGGTGACCCGGTCCTCGAGCGCCTTCGCCGTGCGCGGCGACTCGGCAAGCTTGCGGCGGAGCAGGGCCACTTCCTCCTCGAGGAAGGTCACCTGGGTCGAGAGGTCGTCGGCGTCGCCCGCAGTCGCCATGCTGGATCTCCTCCCGCTTGCCCGCAGCCTACCTTCGGCCCAGGGGGACCGGTTCCGAATCGCCGACCGATGCCCGGCTTGTTATGGTCAAGCCATGTCGGAGTTGCGGGTCTGGATCGACCAGAGTCTGTGCACCGGCGACGGGCTGTGCGTCCAGATGGCCCCCGAGATCTTCGAGTTCGACGTCGACGGCCTCGCCTACGTGAAGGACACCGACGGCGAGCTGCAAAGCGCCGCAGGTGCGACGGTTGCTGTTCCCATTCTCTTCAACGACGGTGTCATCGGGGCGGCCGATGACTGCCCGGGAACGTGCATCCATGTCGCCGACAGCACCGGACGCAAGGTCGCGGGTCCCGGCAGCTAGTCACGGGGCGGCCCCGTCGCAGTGGGTCGGCGACGGCGCGGCGGTGGCGCGACGCCCGGTGCAAGCCGCCGGGACATGACCAGGAAACCCGTGTGCGCGATCATCCGGTGGTCCGGCCGGACCGCGAGCCCGTCGACGTGCCAGGGTCGTTCGAGGGACTCCCAGGCGCTCGGCTCGGTGAACGAACCATGGTCGCGTAGCGACTCGACGATGCTGGAGAGCTGGGTGGTCGTCGCCACGTACACGACGAGCACGCCCCCCGGGGCGAGCGCGCTCGCCACCGGGCCGAGCACCTCCCACGGGGCGAGCATGTCGAGCGCCGCGCGGTCGAAATCGGCGGTGCCCAGATCCTCGGCGCCGGCCAGGTCCGCGACCTCGAGGCGCCAGGCCGGGTGCGCACCGCCGAAGAACCGCTCGACGTTGTCGCGGGCGACGGCGGCGAACTCCGGGCGCCGTTCGTAGGAGACGACGAGACCGGAGTCCCCGACCGCGCGCAGCAACGCGCAGCTCAGGGCGCCGGATCCCGCGCCCGCCTCCAGCACCCGGGCGCCGGGGAAGATGTCGCCGCGGTGCACGATCTGGGCGGCGTCCTTCGGGTAGACGACGGTCGCGCCACGCGGCATGGCGAGGGTGAAGTCCGCGAGCAGCGGCCGGAGGGCCAGGTAGGTCATGCCCTTCGTCGACGTGACGACGCTGCCCTCCGGTACGCCGATCAGGCTGTCGTGCGCGATCGCGCCGGAGTGGGTGTGGAACTCCTTGCCCGGGCTGAGGATCACCGTGTGCCGGCGGCCCTTGGCGTCGGTCAGCTGCACCCGGTCCCCGGTTTGGAGCAGCCCGCGCCGGGCGTGGATGGGGAGCACGACTCGCTACGCCGGGCCGCGGAGCGCGGCGAGCACGTCGGCCTGCGCGAGCACGCCGTAGACCTGACCGCTCGCCTCGACGACCAGGTACTCGCTGGCCGGCGCCGCCTGGAGCGCGGCCATCAGGTCCTGACCCGAGAGATCCGCCGCGATCCGCAGCTCGGGGGCGATGTGCCGGGACAGGCTTCCGACGTTGATCCACGGCCGCCGCTCGACCGGGACCGCGGTGACCGACGCCTCCGGGACGATCCCGTCCGGGACCCCGCGGCCGTCGACCACGACCAGGGCCCGCGACTGGGTCTCATGCGCCCGCCGGATCGCCTCGGCGAGCGGCAGGTCGGCGGCGACCGGGAGCGCCCGGCGGGTAAGCGTGCGGGCGACGAGGGACGGCACCACGCTGGAGAGCCGGAGCTGGGCCAGGGACTGGCCGGCGCTCTGCCAGAGGAACATCGCGAGCAGCAGCAGATAGAGGAAGTTCAACGTGCCGTGCCCCTGCGGGCCGAAGGTGCTGACGACCGCGAAGAAGGCGACCGCGGCGGCGATCCCGCGGCCGGTGTAGGCCGAGACCCGGGTGGCCGAAAGCTTGCTCTTGAGCCCCCACCACAGGCCGGCGCGGAGCACCCGGCCGCCGTCGAGCGGGAGGCCGGGCAGCAGGTTGAAGACGGCGACCAGCGCGTTGAGTCGGGCGAGCGCCCAGGCGAGGACCCAGGCGACACTGTGCGCCGGAAGGTTCCGCTCCGTGGCGAAGCCGACCCCGGCGAGCAGCAGCGAGGTCATCGGCCCGGACACCGCGACCAGGTACTCGATGCCCGGGGTGGGCGCCTCGCCGGTGATCTCGGACAGACCCCCGAGCAGCTGTAGGACGATCCGCCGGACCGGCAGGCCGAGGGCCCGCGCGACGACCGAGTGGGTCAGCTCGTGCAGCAGGACCGAGCCGTAGAGGGTGAGCACGCAGGCCGTGGTCACCAGGTAGGCCGTGCCGAGGGTCTGCTGGGGCAGTTGGGCGTGCACGGCCGGCCCGAACAGGTAGACGCCGAGCAACGCCACGACGAACCAGGAGGGGGCGACCACGATCGGGATCCCGAGGATCCGGCCCAGGTGCAGGACGTTCGTCGCCCGCCTCGGCGGAGGTGCGGGCGCCGGGGCGGTCATTCCCCGATGGTACGGGCGGACCGCCCGTCGGCGTGGACCACGGAAATTGTCGGTGCCCGGCCCTAACCTGACCCACATGACAGCGATCGACGAGGTGCTCCGCCCGGGCGGACCCGGGCGGGTCCTGTCGCTCTCCCCGTCCCGGGCCAGCGACTTCATGAGCTGCCCCCTGCTCTACCGGTTCCGGGCGATCGACCGTCTGCCGGAGAAGCCGAGCTCGGCGGCCACCAGGGGCACTCTCGTCCACACCGTGCTCGAGCGGCTGTTCGAGCTGCCGGCGAGCCAGCGCTCGCCGGAGCAGGCGGCCGCGCTGGTCGAGCCGGCCTGGGCCGAGCTCCTCGACTCCGAGCCAGAGGTGGCCGACCTGTTCGCCGACAGCCGCGAGCTGCTCGACTGGCTCGGCTCGGCCCGGGAGCTGGTGGCGGCCTACTTCTCCCTCGAAGACCCGACCCGGCTCGAACCGGCCGCCCGGGAGCAGCTGATCGAGACGACCCTGCCGTCCGGGCTGCGGCTGCGCGGTTTCGTCGACCGGCTGGACGAGGCGTCCACCGGGGCGCTGCGGATCGTCGACTACAAGACCGGCCGCGCGCCGGATCCGATGTTCGAAGCGCGGGCGCTGTTCCAGATGAAGTTCTACGCCCTGGTCATCTGGCGGACCCGGGGGGTGGTGCCCGCGGTGCTCCAGCTCATGTATCTCGGGGACCGGGAGGTGCTGCGGTACAGCCCCGACGAGGTGGAGCTGCTGGCGACCGAGCGGAAGCTCGAGGCGTTGTGGGCGGCGATCGGCAGATCGATCGAGAAGGGCGAGTTCCGGGCCAGCCCGAGCCGGCTCTGCGACTGGTGCGACCACCAGGCGCTCTGCCCGGCTTGGGGCGGGACCGCGCCGCCGATGCCGGCGCTGGCCGAACAGCGAGTGGAGGAGGAGCCGGCCGTCGCCGTGGACGTCTGAGCGGCATGATCGACGGCATGATCGAGGTGAGCCGGCAGCGGTTCGAGGAGCTGGTAGGCGACGCCCTCGACGGCCTGCCCCCGGAACTGGGGCGGCAGATGCGCAACGTCGGGGTTTTCGTCGAGGACGTCGCGCCGGCACCGAACCTGCTCGGGCTCTACCGCGGCGTCCCGCTGACCAGCCGGGACACCCACTACGCCGGCGTCCTCCCCGATCAGATCACGATCTTCCGGGACACCATCAGCGCCCGCTGCGCGACCGAGCAGCAGCTGGTCGAGGCGGTGCGGGTCACCGTGGTA
The nucleotide sequence above comes from Mycobacteriales bacterium. Encoded proteins:
- a CDS encoding metallopeptidase family protein, which codes for MIEVSRQRFEELVGDALDGLPPELGRQMRNVGVFVEDVAPAPNLLGLYRGVPLTSRDTHYAGVLPDQITIFRDTISARCATEQQLVEAVRVTVVHEVAHHFGIDDERLRELGWA
- a CDS encoding site-2 protease family protein, which gives rise to MTAPAPAPPPRRATNVLHLGRILGIPIVVAPSWFVVALLGVYLFGPAVHAQLPQQTLGTAYLVTTACVLTLYGSVLLHELTHSVVARALGLPVRRIVLQLLGGLSEITGEAPTPGIEYLVAVSGPMTSLLLAGVGFATERNLPAHSVAWVLAWALARLNALVAVFNLLPGLPLDGGRVLRAGLWWGLKSKLSATRVSAYTGRGIAAAVAFFAVVSTFGPQGHGTLNFLYLLLLAMFLWQSAGQSLAQLRLSSVVPSLVARTLTRRALPVAADLPLAEAIRRAHETQSRALVVVDGRGVPDGIVPEASVTAVPVERRPWINVGSLSRHIAPELRIAADLSGQDLMAALQAAPASEYLVVEASGQVYGVLAQADVLAALRGPA
- a CDS encoding tRNA (adenine-N1)-methyltransferase; its protein translation is MLPIHARRGLLQTGDRVQLTDAKGRRHTVILSPGKEFHTHSGAIAHDSLIGVPEGSVVTSTKGMTYLALRPLLADFTLAMPRGATVVYPKDAAQIVHRGDIFPGARVLEAGAGSGALSCALLRAVGDSGLVVSYERRPEFAAVARDNVERFFGGAHPAWRLEVADLAGAEDLGTADFDRAALDMLAPWEVLGPVASALAPGGVLVVYVATTTQLSSIVESLRDHGSFTEPSAWESLERPWHVDGLAVRPDHRMIAHTGFLVMSRRLAPGVAPPPRRRRPTATGPPRD
- a CDS encoding PD-(D/E)XK nuclease family protein; this translates as MTAIDEVLRPGGPGRVLSLSPSRASDFMSCPLLYRFRAIDRLPEKPSSAATRGTLVHTVLERLFELPASQRSPEQAAALVEPAWAELLDSEPEVADLFADSRELLDWLGSARELVAAYFSLEDPTRLEPAAREQLIETTLPSGLRLRGFVDRLDEASTGALRIVDYKTGRAPDPMFEARALFQMKFYALVIWRTRGVVPAVLQLMYLGDREVLRYSPDEVELLATERKLEALWAAIGRSIEKGEFRASPSRLCDWCDHQALCPAWGGTAPPMPALAEQRVEEEPAVAVDV
- the arc gene encoding proteasome ATPase is translated as MATAGDADDLSTQVTFLEEEVALLRRKLAESPRTAKALEDRVTDAQANLAAVVGQNDRLAGALKEARDQIVALKEEVDRLAQPPSGYGIFLTAQDEGTVDVFTGGRKLRVTVSPAIDVSQLRKGQEVMLNEALNVVRALEFERLGEVVQLKEVLEGGDRALVVGHTDEERIVMLADTLLDGPLRPGDSLLLETRSGYVYERIPKSEVEELVLEEVPDIDYESIGGLRDQIEQIRDAVELPFLHGDLFREHQLRPPKGILLYGPPGCGKTLIAKAVANSLAKQVASVGGGEGRSYFLNIKGPELLNKYVGETERHIRLVFQRAREKASEGTPVIVFFDEMDSIFRTRGSGVSSDVENTIVPQLLSEIDGVEGLENVIVIGASNREDMIDPAILRPGRLDVKIKIQRPDAEAARDIFSKYIVPELPLHAEDLAENGGSREGTVAAMIQRVVERMYTETEENRFLEVTYANGDKEVLYFKDFNSGAMIENIVARAKKMAIKDFLELGQKGLRMAHLLAACIDEFKENEDLPNTTNPDDWARISGKKGERIVYIRTLISGKGNETGRAIDTVANTGQYL
- a CDS encoding ferredoxin, coding for MSELRVWIDQSLCTGDGLCVQMAPEIFEFDVDGLAYVKDTDGELQSAAGATVAVPILFNDGVIGAADDCPGTCIHVADSTGRKVAGPGS
- the dop gene encoding depupylase/deamidase Dop, with the translated sequence MGTETEYGIAVPGQSGANHMLASSQVVNGYLAATSAAARDRRPRWDFEEESPLRDARGFDLTTGLSRGDENLSEDELGLANVILTNGARLYVDHAHPEYSTPEVTNPLDGVLWDKAGERVMAAAALRAAEIPGAGKIQLYKNNTDNKGASYGCHENYLMARATAFAEIVRHLTPFFVSRQVVCGAGRVGIGADGRGDGFQISQRADFFEVEVGLETTLKRPIINTRDEPHADPERYRRLHVIIGDANMSEVSTYLKLGTTCLVLAMIEDRWLGDNGVDLGVESPVPTLRAVSHDPTLRYQLTMRDGRKMTAIQLQLEYLEQARKYVEDRFGADVDEQTTDVLDRWESVLARLAEEPMSLSQELDWVAKLELLEGFRARDGLDWGASRLQLVDLQYSDVRPDRGLYNRLVARGRMRTLVAEPEVLRAMTSPPEDTRAYFRGRCLELYPEAVAAASWDSVIFDVGRDSLQRVPMLEPLRGTKAHVGDLLARCPTAVDLVDQLSGGHPA